The Pelagibacterium halotolerans B2 genome has a segment encoding these proteins:
- a CDS encoding YHS domain-containing (seleno)protein has translation MRQIGKQILTLTKSYTTFCLLFLALCLGSAAPAQEKSIITNALTGVALSGFDPVAYFTENTALQGTPVNELEWNGVTWYFVSAANRDIFAANPEIYAPIFGGHCAMAMARGHLSDGNPQIFRIIGGRLMLFYSIGNRAAFDMAPSNALATAAVNWDALPDRRAAQHQ, from the coding sequence ATGCGGCAAATAGGTAAACAAATCTTAACCCTTACAAAGTCTTACACGACTTTCTGCCTGCTTTTTCTCGCGCTGTGCCTTGGCTCGGCGGCGCCCGCGCAGGAAAAGTCCATTATCACCAACGCCCTGACCGGCGTGGCCCTGTCGGGTTTCGACCCCGTGGCCTATTTCACAGAAAATACCGCCCTGCAGGGCACACCTGTCAACGAGTTGGAATGGAACGGGGTCACCTGGTACTTCGTCTCGGCCGCCAACAGAGACATATTTGCGGCAAACCCTGAAATCTATGCTCCGATATTCGGCGGGCATTGCGCAATGGCCATGGCCCGCGGGCATCTTTCCGACGGCAATCCCCAGATTTTCCGCATAATCGGCGGGCGGCTGATGCTGTTTTACTCCATCGGCAATCGAGCCGCCTTTGATATGGCGCCGAGCAACGCCCTTGCCACGGCGGCGGTCAACTGGGATGCATTGCCCGATCGGCGAGCCGCCCAACACCAATAG
- the fliN gene encoding flagellar motor switch protein FliN: protein MLAEVDQDDTGNDEKTAADLEAVFDVPVRLSVVLGRTRMPVAKLLKMDIGTVVELDRQVGEAIDIYVNDRLVARGEIVLVEGRLGVTMTEIIKAG from the coding sequence ATGCTCGCAGAGGTCGACCAGGACGATACCGGCAATGACGAAAAGACCGCCGCCGACCTTGAGGCGGTCTTCGACGTTCCCGTCCGCCTCTCGGTGGTGCTCGGACGCACCAGGATGCCGGTGGCAAAGCTCTTGAAGATGGACATCGGCACCGTGGTCGAACTCGACCGCCAGGTGGGCGAAGCCATCGATATCTACGTCAACGACCGGCTCGTCGCCCGCGGCGAAATCGTGCTCGTTGAAGGACGCCTCGGCGTCACCATGACCGAAATTATCAAGGCCGGCTAA
- a CDS encoding response regulator translates to MKSCLIVDDSSVIRKVARRILEDMDFIVDEAEDGQEAYEKCAQEMPDVILLDWQMPIMNGLEFLKALRGYTGGDKPRIVYCLAERDIGHIAMARKAGANDHMLKPFDQQMLESKFQPFV, encoded by the coding sequence ATGAAATCGTGCCTTATCGTCGACGATTCCAGCGTCATCCGCAAAGTCGCGCGCCGCATTCTCGAAGATATGGATTTCATCGTCGATGAAGCCGAGGACGGCCAGGAAGCCTACGAAAAATGCGCGCAGGAAATGCCTGACGTCATCCTGCTCGATTGGCAGATGCCCATCATGAACGGCCTGGAATTTCTAAAGGCTTTGCGCGGCTATACCGGCGGCGACAAGCCCAGGATTGTCTATTGCCTGGCTGAGCGCGACATCGGGCACATAGCCATGGCCCGCAAGGCTGGCGCGAACGATCACATGCTCAAACCCTTCGACCAGCAGATGCTGGAATCCAAGTTCCAACCCTTCGTCTAG
- a CDS encoding dicarboxylate/amino acid:cation symporter, with translation MSSSTSQSVGRGRKGPLYTNFGFQVLLALVVGLLLGLIARQMGPTDAGPNWLVQTLSTVGSSFVQLLRTIVPVLIFTAIVASIANLRELNNAARLVWQTLLWFAITALIAVLIGIALGLIIQPGLNTAVTDAAARAPSRSGSWLDFLTGLIPSNILGLQASTRVSDGGASTSLNFNVLQILVISIAVGVAALKVGDAAKPFLEFNRSFLKVIHKLLWWIIRLTPIATVGLLGNAVAVYGWDTLAQLGWYAAAIYIGLAIVLLIVYPTLLSVHGLNPIRYFQGAWPAIQFAFVSRSSVGTMPITERVTEKNLGVPREYASFAVPLGSTTKMDGCASIYPAISAIFVAQFFGIQLGLQEYLLIVFVAVIGSAATAGLTGATVMLTLTLSTLGLPLEGVGLLLAIDPILDMGRTAVNVAGQALVPTIVAKRQGILDQGVYDTVEHIEVLDTAPAPAAAQ, from the coding sequence ATGTCATCCTCCACTTCTCAATCGGTGGGACGCGGACGCAAAGGTCCACTCTATACCAATTTCGGCTTCCAGGTCCTGCTGGCGCTGGTTGTCGGCCTGCTGCTGGGGCTGATCGCCCGGCAGATGGGGCCGACCGATGCCGGCCCAAACTGGCTGGTGCAGACGCTTTCGACCGTCGGGTCGAGTTTCGTGCAACTGCTCCGCACTATCGTGCCGGTGCTGATCTTTACGGCCATCGTGGCTTCGATCGCCAATCTGCGCGAACTTAACAATGCGGCGCGGCTGGTCTGGCAAACCCTGTTGTGGTTCGCCATCACGGCGCTGATTGCCGTGCTTATCGGGATTGCGCTGGGACTCATCATTCAGCCCGGGCTCAACACGGCGGTGACCGATGCGGCCGCCCGCGCGCCTTCACGTTCGGGTTCCTGGCTCGATTTCCTGACCGGTCTCATCCCGTCCAACATCCTGGGCCTTCAGGCCTCGACGCGCGTCAGCGATGGCGGTGCGTCCACCAGCCTGAACTTCAACGTGCTGCAAATCCTCGTGATTTCCATCGCTGTAGGTGTCGCAGCGCTCAAGGTGGGCGATGCGGCCAAGCCGTTCCTCGAGTTCAACCGCTCGTTCCTGAAAGTCATCCACAAGCTGTTGTGGTGGATCATCCGGCTGACCCCGATCGCAACCGTTGGCCTACTGGGCAATGCCGTGGCGGTCTATGGCTGGGACACGCTGGCCCAGCTCGGCTGGTACGCGGCGGCGATCTATATCGGGCTGGCGATCGTGTTGCTGATTGTTTATCCGACGCTGCTTTCGGTCCACGGGCTCAATCCGATCCGGTATTTCCAGGGCGCATGGCCGGCCATCCAGTTTGCATTCGTTTCGCGTTCGTCGGTGGGCACCATGCCGATCACAGAGCGGGTCACCGAGAAAAATCTCGGTGTGCCGCGTGAGTATGCGAGCTTTGCCGTTCCCCTCGGCTCGACCACCAAGATGGATGGATGTGCTTCGATCTATCCGGCCATCTCGGCGATTTTCGTGGCGCAGTTCTTCGGTATCCAACTCGGATTGCAGGAATATCTGCTGATTGTCTTTGTGGCGGTTATCGGTTCGGCGGCGACGGCGGGCCTGACGGGGGCGACCGTGATGCTCACGCTTACCCTTTCGACGCTGGGCCTGCCGCTGGAAGGCGTAGGTCTGCTGCTGGCGATCGACCCCATCCTCGATATGGGCCGCACAGCGGTCAACGTCGCGGGACAAGCGCTGGTGCCGACCATCGTGGCCAAGCGGCAGGGCATCCTCGATCAGGGAGTCTATGACACCGTCGAGCACATCGAGGTGCTCGATACGGCGCCCGCTCCGGCCGCCGCTCAATAA
- the chpT gene encoding histidine phosphotransferase ChpT has translation MTSIVELSAPDLAALLCSRVCHDLINPVGAIGNGLEVLADPTQVDMQTFAKELIENSTRQARAKLEFARLAFGASSTAGTDIDTREADRVASLLMAGEKADLDWKVTPMLLPKNKAKLLLNMLLIVTQGVPRGGTVTVEVEGDAGAENFTITATGPKTLVPNAVQGLLAGTPEEGSVDARGIQPFYTGVLARLSHMGLNLALDGEILRFTADPLPHDID, from the coding sequence ATGACGAGCATTGTCGAACTGAGCGCGCCGGACCTTGCCGCATTGCTGTGCTCGCGTGTCTGCCACGATCTCATCAATCCCGTGGGTGCCATCGGCAACGGCCTTGAGGTGCTTGCCGACCCCACTCAGGTCGATATGCAGACCTTTGCCAAGGAGCTGATCGAAAACTCGACCCGCCAGGCCCGCGCCAAGCTCGAATTTGCCCGTCTCGCCTTCGGTGCGTCCTCGACCGCCGGCACCGATATCGACACCCGCGAGGCCGATCGCGTCGCCTCGCTGCTGATGGCCGGGGAAAAGGCCGACCTTGATTGGAAGGTCACCCCGATGCTGTTGCCCAAGAACAAGGCCAAGCTGCTGCTCAATATGCTGCTGATCGTCACACAGGGCGTTCCGCGTGGTGGTACGGTCACCGTCGAGGTGGAAGGTGACGCCGGAGCCGAGAATTTCACCATCACGGCCACCGGTCCCAAGACCCTCGTTCCCAATGCGGTCCAGGGCCTTCTTGCAGGCACGCCCGAAGAGGGCAGCGTCGACGCTCGCGGCATCCAGCCCTTTTACACCGGCGTCCTGGCCCGCCTTTCACATATGGGGCTCAACCTCGCGCTCGACGGCGAGATCCTGCGTTTCACTGCCGATCCCCTGCCCCACGATATCGATTAG
- the fliG gene encoding flagellar motor switch protein FliG translates to MALTEPNAPLNAGVAKGLQVGEDATQRQMRGDEKAAALLLALGPDFGRPILEELDEIEIRVLSRAMVRLGPITQQMLDELLAEFIMGVSSTGTMAGNSDTTERLLLSFLPQDRVEQIMEEIRGPAGRNIWEKLSNVQEDILASYLKNEYPQTIAVVLTKISPDHASRVLSVLPEELALDVVQRMLSIDPVQKEILEKIESTLRTEFMSTLSHTQRRDSHEQMADIFNAFDRQTEARFMTALEDLSRDSAERIKALMFTFDDLTRLESAAIQTLLQNFDKKELALALKGASDAAREFFFANMSTRAAGMMRDDMEAMGAVRLKDVDEAQSRLVNTAKDLAARGEIVINKGKADEEMIL, encoded by the coding sequence ATGGCGCTGACTGAACCCAATGCACCACTGAACGCCGGCGTCGCCAAGGGCCTCCAGGTCGGTGAGGATGCCACCCAGCGCCAGATGCGCGGTGATGAAAAGGCTGCGGCGCTGCTTTTGGCGCTCGGCCCCGATTTCGGTCGCCCAATCCTTGAAGAACTCGACGAAATCGAAATCCGCGTGCTCTCGCGCGCCATGGTACGCCTTGGTCCCATCACCCAGCAGATGCTCGACGAACTGCTCGCCGAATTCATAATGGGCGTCTCCTCGACGGGCACGATGGCCGGCAATTCCGACACCACCGAACGGCTTTTGCTGTCCTTTTTGCCCCAGGATCGCGTCGAACAGATCATGGAGGAAATCCGGGGGCCTGCCGGGCGCAACATCTGGGAAAAGCTTTCAAACGTTCAGGAAGATATCCTCGCAAGCTATCTCAAGAACGAATACCCCCAGACCATAGCCGTGGTCCTGACCAAGATTTCCCCCGATCATGCTTCGCGCGTGCTCTCGGTGCTGCCAGAGGAACTGGCGCTCGACGTTGTCCAGCGCATGCTTTCGATCGATCCGGTGCAAAAGGAAATCCTCGAAAAGATCGAATCCACCCTGCGCACCGAATTCATGTCGACGCTCAGCCACACCCAGCGGCGAGACAGCCACGAACAGATGGCCGATATCTTCAATGCCTTCGACCGCCAGACCGAAGCGCGCTTCATGACGGCGCTCGAAGATCTCAGCCGCGACAGCGCCGAGCGCATCAAGGCCCTCATGTTCACCTTCGACGACCTCACTCGCCTTGAATCGGCCGCCATCCAGACCCTGCTGCAGAACTTCGACAAGAAGGAGTTGGCGCTGGCGCTGAAAGGGGCCTCGGATGCGGCACGCGAATTTTTCTTTGCCAACATGTCTACCCGCGCCGCCGGCATGATGCGTGACGACATGGAGGCCATGGGCGCTGTGCGTCTCAAGGATGTCGACGAAGCCCAGTCCCGCCTGGTCAACACCGCAAAGGACCTCGCTGCGCGCGGCGAGATCGTCATCAACAAGGGCAAGGCCGATGAGGAGATGATCCTGTGA
- a CDS encoding DUF1134 domain-containing protein: protein MMNRFLAALVLCMGLVLGAAPASAQQGSLSDTYSSDEILNAGHQFFGSVAQGLASVIEQAFEQYGQPNAYILGQEGGGALFIGAKYGDGTMYTRNAGTHQVFWQGPSLGLNIGADGSRVMMLVYNLPSVESIYDRYPGVEGSIFAVGGIGMTALKLNDVYVVPISSGVGLRAGVAVGYLNFTREPTWNPF, encoded by the coding sequence ATGATGAATCGCTTCTTGGCAGCACTGGTTCTCTGTATGGGCCTCGTCCTGGGCGCCGCTCCGGCGAGTGCGCAGCAGGGGTCGCTGTCGGACACCTATTCGAGCGACGAAATTCTCAATGCAGGACATCAGTTCTTCGGGTCCGTTGCCCAGGGACTGGCGTCGGTGATCGAACAGGCGTTCGAGCAGTACGGTCAACCCAACGCCTATATTCTGGGTCAGGAAGGCGGCGGTGCACTGTTCATCGGCGCCAAATATGGCGACGGGACAATGTACACCCGCAATGCCGGCACACATCAGGTGTTCTGGCAGGGCCCGAGCCTGGGGCTTAACATCGGGGCCGATGGCAGCCGGGTGATGATGCTCGTTTACAATCTGCCTTCGGTGGAATCGATCTATGACCGCTATCCGGGCGTTGAAGGTTCGATCTTTGCGGTCGGCGGCATCGGCATGACCGCGCTCAAGCTCAACGATGTCTATGTGGTGCCGATCAGCTCGGGTGTGGGCCTGCGGGCCGGGGTGGCCGTGGGGTATCTCAATTTCACGCGCGAACCGACCTGGAACCCATTCTGA
- a CDS encoding sigma-54-dependent transcriptional regulator, producing MRLLIIGALEGQLSQASKMAMDGGAKVAHAGTIEIAMASLRSGKGADLLLVDVMVDIPALIAALEAERIAIPVVACGTETNAAAAVNAIRAGAKEYIPLPPDAELIAAVIAAVARESSDFLYRDPAMAKVVKLADQIAGSDASVLITGESGTGKEIMAKYLHARSKRANRPFISINCAAIPEHLLESELFGHEKGAFTGAVARRIGKFEEANGGTLLLDEISEMDFRLQAKLLRAIQERVIDRVGGTKPVPVNIRILATSNRELLTEVKEGRFREDLLFRLNVVNLKLPPLRDRPGDIVALSEHFVARYSAANGLTQRILSQAARDELLRAPWQGNVRELENTLHRAVLLSSGDVIEPEAIRMPDGTGLSDAVASHSLASQAAAAADAVSRSMVGRTVADVERDLIIDTLGHCLGNRTHAANILGISIRTLRNKLNQYADEGVDIPAPGEQRYSAA from the coding sequence ATGCGCTTACTGATTATCGGCGCCCTCGAAGGACAGCTCAGCCAGGCCTCCAAGATGGCCATGGATGGTGGCGCCAAGGTCGCCCATGCCGGCACCATTGAGATTGCCATGGCTTCTCTCAGATCCGGCAAGGGCGCAGACCTGCTGCTCGTCGACGTCATGGTCGATATCCCGGCCCTGATCGCCGCTCTCGAGGCCGAGCGCATTGCCATCCCGGTCGTCGCCTGCGGCACCGAAACCAATGCCGCAGCGGCGGTCAACGCCATCCGCGCCGGGGCCAAGGAATATATACCCCTACCCCCCGATGCCGAATTGATCGCTGCGGTCATCGCCGCCGTCGCGCGGGAAAGTTCGGACTTTCTCTATCGCGATCCCGCGATGGCAAAAGTCGTCAAACTGGCCGATCAGATCGCCGGCTCGGACGCCTCGGTCCTGATTACCGGGGAAAGCGGCACCGGCAAGGAGATCATGGCCAAATATCTCCACGCCCGCTCCAAGCGCGCCAATCGGCCTTTCATCTCCATCAATTGCGCCGCAATCCCCGAACACCTGCTCGAATCCGAACTGTTCGGACACGAAAAGGGTGCCTTTACCGGGGCCGTCGCCCGCCGCATCGGCAAGTTCGAGGAAGCCAATGGCGGAACGCTCCTGCTCGACGAAATCTCCGAAATGGATTTCCGCCTGCAGGCCAAACTGCTGCGCGCCATTCAGGAGCGGGTGATCGACCGCGTCGGCGGCACCAAGCCCGTCCCCGTCAATATCCGTATCCTCGCCACGTCCAACCGGGAGCTTCTGACCGAGGTGAAAGAAGGCCGCTTCCGCGAAGACCTGCTGTTCCGCCTCAACGTCGTCAATCTCAAGCTCCCACCATTGCGCGATCGCCCCGGCGACATCGTCGCGTTGTCCGAGCACTTCGTCGCACGCTATTCGGCAGCCAATGGACTTACCCAGCGCATCCTCTCTCAGGCAGCGCGCGACGAATTGCTGCGCGCGCCCTGGCAGGGCAACGTCCGCGAGCTCGAGAACACTCTCCACCGCGCCGTGCTGCTCTCATCGGGCGATGTGATCGAACCTGAAGCCATTCGCATGCCCGATGGCACGGGTCTCTCTGATGCAGTCGCCAGCCACTCCTTGGCCAGCCAGGCGGCGGCCGCCGCCGACGCCGTGTCCCGCTCGATGGTGGGTCGCACAGTGGCCGATGTCGAGCGCGACCTGATCATCGATACGCTCGGCCATTGTCTGGGTAACCGCACCCACGCTGCCAATATTCTGGGCATTTCGATCCGAACGCTGCGCAACAAGCTCAATCAATATGCCGATGAGGGGGTGGATATCCCCGCTCCCGGCGAACAGCGCTATAGCGCCGCATGA
- a CDS encoding zinc-binding metallopeptidase family protein codes for MRLFTCPNCRQTVYFDNSACGRCGTAIGYDPAANRTVAISDAAPYCANAEHGACNWIAPQGGLCTACRHNETVPDISDARNLSDWQTLERAKKRLFYSLIRLKLPLITRDEDAERGLAFNFLADTGDEKVMTGHNKGVITIALAEADDAEREKRRTEMGEPYRTLLGHFRHETAHYYWDLLVSGTDWLERCRAVFGNDAADYNEALTIHYANGAPSDWPQRFVSSYASAHPWEDFAETWAHYLHIVDTLETARSLGVSTEPMRDQSGELSTDVDFDPYRTTDTQHLTEAWVGVSVMLNELNRSMGLPDAYPFVLSGPIVEKIDFIARLVQERRT; via the coding sequence ATGCGCCTTTTCACCTGCCCCAATTGCCGCCAGACCGTCTATTTCGACAACAGCGCATGCGGTCGGTGTGGCACCGCGATCGGCTACGACCCGGCCGCCAACCGCACGGTGGCCATTTCCGACGCTGCACCCTATTGCGCCAATGCCGAGCACGGCGCCTGCAACTGGATAGCGCCCCAGGGCGGCCTTTGCACCGCCTGTCGTCACAATGAGACCGTTCCCGACATCTCCGATGCCCGCAACCTTTCCGATTGGCAAACCCTCGAGCGGGCGAAGAAACGCCTGTTCTACAGCCTCATCCGCCTCAAGCTGCCGCTGATCACCAGGGATGAGGACGCAGAACGCGGGCTGGCCTTCAACTTCCTTGCCGATACCGGCGATGAAAAGGTGATGACCGGCCACAACAAGGGCGTCATCACCATCGCCCTGGCCGAAGCCGACGACGCCGAGCGTGAAAAACGCCGGACCGAAATGGGCGAGCCCTATCGCACCCTGCTCGGCCATTTTCGGCACGAGACCGCCCATTACTATTGGGACCTTTTGGTCAGCGGCACCGATTGGCTAGAGCGCTGCCGCGCTGTGTTCGGCAATGATGCCGCCGATTACAATGAAGCGCTCACAATTCACTACGCCAACGGTGCCCCATCCGACTGGCCCCAGCGCTTCGTCTCCTCCTATGCCAGCGCTCACCCCTGGGAGGATTTCGCCGAAACCTGGGCACACTACCTCCACATCGTCGACACCCTCGAAACGGCGCGCAGCCTTGGAGTATCCACCGAACCAATGCGCGACCAATCCGGCGAACTGTCCACCGATGTGGATTTCGATCCCTATCGAACGACCGACACCCAACACCTGACCGAAGCCTGGGTGGGTGTCAGCGTCATGCTCAACGAGCTCAACCGCTCGATGGGCCTTCCCGACGCCTACCCCTTCGTCCTGTCCGGTCCCATCGTTGAAAAGATCGATTTCATCGCGCGATTGGTCCAAGAGAGACGCACATAA
- the flhA gene encoding flagellar biosynthesis protein FlhA — protein sequence MTEPTTATASGPLGRINEIVEIIRQSNAGLAVGVVIILAVLILPMPAVLLDILLAFSMVFSVMILMTALFIQTPLEFSAFPTVLLVSAMFRLALNLASTRLILADGHEGTAAAGNVIEAFGNFVTRGNFIIGVIVFAILLIVNFIVITKGSGRIAEVAARFNLDAMPGKQMAIDADLSAGLIDEVEAKNRRKTLEDESSFFGAMDGASKFVRGDAIAGLLITFINVIAGIIIGTMQMGLTLQEASSNYSLLTIGDGLVSQIPALIVSTAAGILVSKAGVSGSANQALSTQFTSYPVALGMSSGVMFAMALVPGMPLIPFVTLGGAVGYLAWTSAKKQKAARAVTEQEKVVEQARQIAAAPTEAPITDSLKIDELKLELGYGLLSLVKEDDSGTDRLTEQIKALRRQLATELGFVMPAVRILDNMQLEPNLYKIKIKEVEAGNGEVHANQLMVMDPYGNKITLPGQHTVEPTFGLPAAWIDAALRDEAEVQGLTIVDPSTVISTHLTEVLKANTADLLSYANVQSLLSGLDKDQQKLVEDIVPSLISVSGIQRVLQGLLAERVSIRDLPTILEGVAEVAGSARSTGQIIEHVRARLARQICAANLGMDGNLPLLTLSPNWERDFAEAMMGEGEERHLAMAPSKLQQFIAGIQNGFENAAQMGEIPVLITSPHIRPHVRAIIERFRPQTVVMSQNEVHPRIRLRTVGSI from the coding sequence ATGACCGAACCTACCACCGCCACCGCGTCAGGCCCCCTGGGCCGCATCAACGAGATCGTCGAGATCATCCGCCAGTCCAATGCCGGGCTGGCGGTTGGCGTTGTAATCATCCTCGCCGTCCTCATCCTCCCGATGCCGGCGGTGTTGCTGGATATTCTTCTGGCCTTTTCGATGGTCTTTTCGGTCATGATCCTGATGACCGCGCTGTTCATCCAGACGCCGCTCGAATTTTCGGCCTTTCCGACCGTACTGCTGGTCTCGGCCATGTTCCGGCTGGCGCTCAATCTCGCCTCGACCCGCCTCATTCTCGCCGACGGGCATGAAGGCACGGCAGCGGCCGGCAACGTCATCGAAGCCTTCGGCAATTTCGTCACCCGCGGCAATTTCATCATCGGGGTTATCGTTTTTGCGATCCTTCTGATCGTCAATTTCATCGTCATTACCAAGGGCTCGGGCCGTATCGCCGAGGTCGCCGCCCGCTTCAATCTCGATGCCATGCCCGGCAAGCAGATGGCGATCGACGCCGATTTGTCCGCGGGCCTGATCGATGAGGTCGAGGCAAAGAACCGCCGCAAGACGCTCGAAGACGAAAGCTCGTTTTTCGGCGCCATGGACGGCGCGTCAAAATTCGTGCGTGGCGATGCCATCGCCGGCCTGCTCATCACCTTCATCAATGTCATCGCCGGGATCATCATCGGCACGATGCAGATGGGCCTGACACTTCAGGAAGCCAGCTCGAACTATTCGCTCCTCACCATTGGCGATGGTCTGGTCAGCCAGATCCCCGCTCTCATAGTTTCCACCGCTGCCGGTATCCTGGTCTCAAAGGCTGGCGTCTCCGGCTCGGCCAATCAGGCGCTCAGCACCCAGTTCACGTCTTATCCGGTGGCATTGGGCATGAGTTCGGGCGTCATGTTCGCCATGGCGCTGGTCCCCGGCATGCCGCTCATCCCGTTCGTCACTCTTGGCGGCGCCGTCGGTTATCTTGCCTGGACGTCGGCCAAAAAGCAGAAGGCTGCACGGGCCGTTACCGAGCAGGAAAAGGTCGTGGAACAGGCCCGCCAGATCGCCGCTGCCCCCACCGAAGCCCCGATCACCGACAGTCTCAAGATCGATGAACTCAAGCTCGAACTCGGCTACGGCCTGCTCAGCCTCGTCAAGGAAGACGATTCTGGCACCGACAGGCTCACCGAGCAGATAAAGGCTTTGCGCCGGCAGCTTGCCACCGAATTGGGCTTTGTCATGCCCGCCGTGCGCATTCTCGACAACATGCAGCTCGAGCCCAACCTCTACAAGATCAAGATCAAGGAGGTCGAAGCGGGCAATGGCGAGGTCCATGCGAACCAGCTCATGGTCATGGACCCCTATGGCAACAAGATCACCCTGCCCGGCCAGCACACCGTCGAGCCGACCTTCGGCCTGCCCGCGGCCTGGATCGATGCCGCGCTGCGCGATGAAGCCGAGGTTCAGGGCCTGACCATCGTCGACCCCTCGACGGTGATCTCGACCCATCTCACAGAGGTCCTCAAGGCCAACACTGCAGATCTTCTGAGCTATGCCAATGTCCAGTCGCTCCTGTCCGGCCTGGACAAGGATCAGCAGAAACTGGTCGAGGATATCGTTCCCTCGCTCATTTCCGTTTCCGGCATCCAGCGCGTGCTGCAGGGTCTTCTGGCCGAACGCGTTTCGATCCGCGACCTGCCGACCATTCTCGAAGGGGTTGCCGAAGTCGCCGGCTCGGCCCGCAGCACCGGCCAGATCATCGAGCATGTCCGGGCCCGTCTCGCCCGCCAGATCTGCGCGGCCAATCTGGGCATGGATGGCAATCTGCCGCTCTTGACCCTGTCGCCCAATTGGGAGCGCGATTTCGCCGAGGCCATGATGGGCGAAGGCGAGGAACGCCATCTCGCCATGGCGCCCTCCAAGCTCCAGCAATTCATCGCCGGCATCCAGAACGGGTTCGAAAACGCCGCCCAGATGGGCGAAATCCCGGTCCTCATCACCTCGCCCCACATCCGCCCGCATGTGCGCGCCATCATCGAACGCTTCCGTCCCCAGACGGTGGTCATGAGCCAGAACGAAGTCCATCCCCGCATCAGGCTGCGGACGGTGGGCAGCATCTAG
- a CDS encoding FliH/SctL family protein yields the protein MSVAHKFTFDLDLAHKPPANKVLPEAEFDRIVAAARQEGYNRGLAEGQSGAQAQSAATLAKSAEKLASQVAGMVQTIQDYEKRHLAQSVGLAATVGRKLAAHLIAREPQAELAALLHECVASLEAAPHLVIRCHPDLCDAIKAIAEERMKVSGLSGRLIVLGDPEIRMGDGRVEWADGGLVRDINAISNEINTRVSAYLAARGAEQGD from the coding sequence GTGAGCGTCGCGCACAAATTCACCTTCGATCTCGACCTCGCGCACAAGCCGCCTGCCAACAAGGTCCTGCCCGAAGCCGAATTCGATCGGATCGTCGCCGCGGCGCGCCAGGAAGGTTACAACCGCGGCCTTGCCGAGGGGCAGTCCGGCGCTCAGGCCCAGTCGGCAGCAACACTTGCGAAATCGGCGGAAAAGCTCGCCAGCCAGGTCGCCGGAATGGTTCAAACCATCCAGGATTACGAAAAGCGCCATCTGGCGCAGTCCGTCGGCCTTGCTGCCACGGTTGGTCGCAAGCTTGCCGCGCATCTGATCGCACGCGAACCCCAGGCTGAACTTGCCGCGCTGTTGCATGAATGCGTGGCCTCGCTCGAAGCCGCCCCGCATCTGGTCATCCGCTGCCACCCCGATCTTTGCGATGCCATCAAGGCCATCGCCGAGGAGCGCATGAAGGTTTCGGGATTGTCCGGTCGCCTCATCGTACTGGGCGACCCCGAAATCCGCATGGGCGACGGCAGGGTCGAATGGGCGGACGGTGGCCTCGTGCGCGACATCAACGCAATATCCAACGAAATCAACACCCGCGTCTCCGCCTATCTGGCGGCGCGTGGCGCCGAGCAGGGAGACTGA